The following coding sequences are from one Microvirgula aerodenitrificans DSM 15089 window:
- the allB gene encoding allantoinase AllB, whose translation MMFDTIIRNGAVVLRDGTVPLDLGIRDGKITCLAGRLDPAQAAEVIDADGQYVLPGMVDAHMHISEPGRTEWEGYLSGTRAMAAGGTTTFVEMPLNTIPATTDLASLQIKLDAARGQCHVDYAPMGGLVPWNLADLEPLSAAGVAAFKCFVATCGSGKPGDFMNVDDYELYRGMQVLARTGDLLVIHCENAALTDKLGRDARAAGKTRVSDYVASRPVFTEVEAVQRVLLIARETGCRVHIAHNSCPEAVDAIHRAIADGVDASVESCPHYFLLCTEELDAIGPRAKCSPPIRDRANQERMWDALRAERIHIIGSDHSPCTPDLKASPNAFDAWGGLSACQNSVDAMFDAAVLQRGIDPSLLMRLLATRPAERFRLGQKGEIAIGKDADVVLLDPTRPYTLRAEDLYYKNRFSAYEGRRIGCRITRTLLRGRTVFRLDSGIVGEPAGQLLRPGE comes from the coding sequence ATGATGTTCGACACGATCATCCGCAATGGCGCCGTCGTGTTGCGCGACGGCACCGTTCCGCTCGACCTCGGCATCCGCGACGGCAAGATCACCTGTCTCGCCGGCCGCCTCGACCCGGCGCAGGCCGCCGAAGTCATCGACGCCGACGGCCAGTACGTGCTGCCCGGCATGGTCGACGCGCACATGCACATTTCCGAGCCCGGCCGCACCGAGTGGGAAGGCTATCTGAGCGGCACCCGGGCCATGGCCGCCGGCGGCACCACCACCTTTGTCGAGATGCCGCTGAACACCATCCCGGCCACCACCGACCTGGCCTCGCTGCAGATCAAGCTGGATGCCGCACGGGGCCAGTGCCACGTCGACTATGCGCCGATGGGCGGGCTGGTGCCGTGGAACCTCGCCGACCTCGAACCGCTGTCCGCCGCCGGCGTGGCCGCCTTCAAGTGCTTTGTCGCCACCTGCGGCTCCGGCAAGCCGGGCGATTTCATGAATGTCGACGACTACGAGCTGTATCGCGGCATGCAGGTGCTGGCCAGAACCGGTGACCTGCTGGTCATCCACTGCGAAAACGCAGCCCTGACCGACAAGCTCGGCCGTGACGCCCGCGCCGCCGGCAAGACCCGCGTGTCCGACTACGTGGCCAGCCGCCCGGTGTTCACCGAGGTCGAAGCGGTCCAGCGCGTGCTGCTGATCGCCAGGGAAACCGGCTGCCGGGTGCATATCGCCCACAACAGCTGCCCGGAAGCGGTCGACGCCATCCACCGCGCCATAGCCGACGGGGTCGATGCCAGCGTCGAGTCCTGCCCGCACTACTTCCTGCTCTGCACCGAGGAGCTGGATGCGATCGGCCCGCGCGCCAAGTGCTCGCCGCCGATCCGCGACCGCGCCAACCAGGAACGGATGTGGGACGCGCTGCGTGCCGAACGCATCCACATCATCGGTTCCGATCACTCGCCATGCACGCCGGACCTGAAAGCATCGCCGAATGCCTTCGATGCCTGGGGCGGGCTGTCCGCCTGCCAGAACAGCGTCGACGCGATGTTCGATGCTGCCGTACTCCAGCGCGGCATCGACCCGTCGCTGCTGATGCGGCTGCTGGCCACCCGACCGGCCGAACGCTTCCGCCTCGGCCAGAAGGGCGAGATCGCAATCGGCAAGGATGCCGACGTGGTGCTGCTCGACCCGACGCGGCCATACACGCTGCGCGCCGAGGACCTGTACTACAAGAACCGTTTCAGCGCCTACGAAGGACGGCGCATCGGCTGCCGCATCACCCGCACGCTGCTGCGCGGGCGCACGGTCTTCCGCCTCGACAGCGGCATCGTCGGCGAGCCGGCCGGCCAGTTGCTGCGGCCGGGTGAGTGA
- a CDS encoding YfcC family protein: MSTHPATNAPMPPDSRPARKSFRMPDIYIVLSVFILVMAVLTFIIPAGEYTRETLQTAHGPQTLVVAGTYHQVAQQPVGFMQLVTAIPDGLKRAASIVFLTFMVGGGMGLIKRAGLIDIGVHKLIDGVGDKGFLVIPILIGIFTGLAAFIGVPELSLAYLPVLLPLFYRLGYDGMSAMAVALLGPCMGFTFGLTIPGSVGVGQQIAQLPIFSGSAFRAVVLVIVTIVTVAYVMRYAARVKADPSRSLTLDSDQLMRAELQEAQREQGELVVTRRHILAGLACLVMFPCAIAAILINNLGFEAIGGLFLFIGITASAIAGKRPQQICDDVNAGMRDMMVAALLCGVASAIAVVMDRGVITDTLVYWLEQIMRSVPAEVSAIVVFWEQALFNALVPGATALTVLTMPVLSPLGTLLGISQQAVVTANAWGGQLTDIFFPTSGFFVATLVMGKVDFGKWIRFYTPLMLILGAIACVALYLMQTMNLGM, from the coding sequence ATGAGCACCCATCCCGCCACCAATGCGCCGATGCCCCCCGACAGCCGGCCGGCCCGCAAATCATTCCGGATGCCGGACATCTACATCGTCCTGTCGGTCTTTATCCTGGTCATGGCCGTCCTGACCTTCATCATCCCCGCCGGCGAATACACCCGCGAAACCCTGCAGACCGCCCACGGTCCGCAAACGCTGGTCGTGGCCGGCACCTACCACCAGGTCGCCCAGCAACCGGTCGGCTTCATGCAACTGGTCACCGCCATCCCTGACGGCCTGAAGCGCGCCGCATCCATCGTGTTCCTGACCTTCATGGTCGGGGGCGGCATGGGGCTGATCAAGCGTGCCGGACTGATCGACATCGGCGTGCACAAGCTGATCGACGGCGTCGGCGACAAGGGCTTTCTGGTCATTCCGATCCTGATCGGCATTTTCACCGGCCTGGCCGCCTTTATCGGTGTGCCGGAACTGTCGCTGGCCTACCTGCCGGTGCTGCTGCCGCTGTTCTACCGGCTCGGCTATGACGGCATGTCGGCCATGGCGGTCGCCCTGCTCGGACCGTGCATGGGCTTCACCTTCGGCCTGACCATTCCGGGCTCGGTCGGTGTCGGCCAGCAGATCGCCCAGTTGCCGATCTTCTCCGGTTCGGCCTTCCGCGCCGTGGTGCTGGTGATCGTCACCATCGTCACCGTCGCCTACGTGATGCGCTATGCCGCCCGGGTCAAGGCTGACCCGAGCCGCAGCCTGACGCTGGACTCCGACCAGCTGATGCGTGCCGAGCTGCAGGAAGCGCAGCGCGAACAGGGCGAGCTGGTCGTCACCCGCCGCCACATCCTGGCCGGCCTCGCCTGCCTGGTGATGTTCCCGTGCGCCATTGCCGCCATCCTGATCAACAACCTCGGTTTCGAGGCCATCGGCGGGCTGTTCCTGTTCATCGGCATCACGGCATCCGCCATTGCCGGCAAGCGGCCGCAACAGATCTGCGACGACGTCAATGCCGGCATGCGTGACATGATGGTCGCCGCACTGCTGTGCGGGGTGGCCAGCGCCATCGCCGTGGTCATGGACCGTGGCGTGATCACCGATACCCTGGTGTACTGGCTGGAACAGATCATGCGCAGCGTGCCGGCCGAAGTGTCCGCCATCGTGGTGTTCTGGGAACAGGCGCTGTTCAATGCACTGGTGCCGGGCGCCACTGCCCTGACCGTGCTGACCATGCCGGTGCTGTCGCCGCTCGGCACCCTGCTCGGCATCTCGCAGCAGGCCGTCGTCACCGCCAATGCCTGGGGTGGCCAGCTGACCGACATCTTCTTCCCGACTTCGGGCTTCTTCGTCGCCACGCTGGTGATGGGCAAGGTCGACTTCGGCAAGTGGATCCGCTTCTACACCCCGCTGATGCTGATACTGGGCGCCATCGCCTGTGTCGCCCTGTACCTGATGCAGACCATGAACCTCGGCATGTAG